In Actinomadura citrea, a single window of DNA contains:
- the crcB gene encoding fluoride efflux transporter CrcB codes for MIALLVLIGGACGAVLRFVLDTLVKNRFGKAFPWGTLTVNLLGTGILGALHGVTASAEPDALVGTGFCGALTTFSTFELDTVHLFQEGKYARGAVNVIVSLGVGIGVFTLLYALFQKI; via the coding sequence ATGATCGCCCTGCTGGTGCTCATCGGAGGGGCGTGCGGCGCCGTGCTGCGCTTCGTCCTCGACACCCTGGTCAAGAACCGGTTCGGGAAGGCGTTCCCCTGGGGGACGCTGACGGTCAACCTCCTCGGCACGGGGATCCTGGGCGCTCTGCACGGCGTGACCGCGAGCGCGGAACCCGACGCTCTGGTCGGCACGGGTTTCTGCGGCGCGCTGACAACGTTCAGCACCTTCGAGCTGGACACCGTCCACCTCTTCCAAGAGGGGAAGTACGCCAGAGGCGCGGTGAACGTGATCGTCTCCCTGGGGGTGGGCATCGGCGTCTTCACGCTCCTGTACGCCCTGTTCCAGAAAATCTGA